A single region of the Pyricularia oryzae 70-15 chromosome 4, whole genome shotgun sequence genome encodes:
- a CDS encoding nuclear and cytoplasmic polyadenylated RNA-binding protein pub1 gives MTDNGAPAPGTQLPPPPQANAGAPGFDNPQNGQSGPMAPPPLHIPQNTNPIPTAITSPMGGGDQSALMSPGGTFTRRTAPEPNKRALYVGGLDARVTEDVLRQIFETTGHVQNVKIIPDKNAKGYNYGFVEYDDPGAADRAMQTLNGRRVHQSEIRVNWAYQAATSATKEDTSNHFHIFVGDLSNEVNDEVLTQAFSVFGSVSEARVMWDMKTGRSRGYGFVAFRDRSDAEKALSSMDGEWLGSRAIRCNWANQKGQPSIAQQQAMSAVGMTPTTPFGHHHFPTHGMQSYEMVVNQTPAYQTTCYVGNLTPYTTANDVVPLFQNFGYVVESRFQADRGFAFIKMDSHENAAQAICGLNGYNVNGRPLKCSWGKDKNSTNPQGNFDPSQAFSPQSAGGPGFPGTPSTYFPQYGGQFSGPQGNFGPNSAQSPAGFQQPMPFSNPPSAGGYGRGQQAPNAQWSSPQGQPQNFNNNGFSGYQG, from the exons ATGACTGACAACGGAGCTCCTGCCCCGGGCACTCAGCTGCCTCCCCCGCCCCAGGCCAATGCTGGTGCGCCGGGCTTCGACAACCCGCAGAACGGTCAATCCGGTCCCATGGCCCCTCCGCCTCTGCACATTCCCCAGAACACCAACCCGATCCCGACCGCCATTACATCGCCCATGGGAGGTGGGGACCAGAGTGCTCTGATGTCTCCGGGTGGTACCTTCACCCGACGCACTGCGCCTGAGCCTAACAAGCGCGCGCTCTACGTCGGTGGCCTGGACGCTCGGGTCACTGAGGACGTGCTGCGCCAGATCTTTGAGACGACCGGCCATGTGCAGAACGTCAAGATCATCCCGGACAAGAAC GCCAAGGGCTACAACTACGGTTTCGTCGAGTATGATGACCCTGGAGCGGCTGATCGTGCCATGCAGACCTTGAACGGCAGGAGAGTTCACCAGTCT GAAATCCGAGTCAATTGGGCCTACCAGGCCGCCACCAGCGCAACCAAGGAGGACACGTCCAACCACTTCCATATCTTCGTCGGTGATCTCTCCAATGAGGTCAATGACGAAGTCCTTACGCAGGCCTTCTCCGTATTTGGCTCTGTGTCCGAGGCGCGTGTGATGTGGGACATGAAAACCGGCCGATCCCGTGGTTATGGCTTCGTCGCATTCCGCGACCGCTCCGATGCCGAGAAGGCACTCAGCTCCATGGATGGCGAGTGGCTCGGTTCCCGTGCCATCCGCTGCAACTGGGCAAACCAGAAGGGTCAACCCTCGATTgcgcagcagcaggccaTGTCGGCCGTGGGAATGACCCCCACGACGCCGTTCGGTCACCACCACTTTCCCACTCACGGAATGCAGAGCTACGAGATGGTTGTCAACCAGACGCCCGCCTACCAGACCACCTGCTACGTCGGAAACCTCACCCCGTACACCACCGCCAATGACGTGGTTCCGTTGTTCCAGAACTTTGGCTACGTGGTTGAGTCTCGATTCCAAGCGGATCGTGGTTTCGCTTTCATCAAGATGGATAGCCACGAGAACGCCGCTCAGGCCATCTGCGGCCTCAACGGGTACAACGTGAACGGACGGCCTCTCAAGTGCAGC TGGGGTAAAGATAAGAACTCGACCAACCCTCAGGGCAACTTCGACCCTTCGCAAGCCTTCAGCCCTCAGAGTGCCGGAGGCCCTGGCTTCCCTGGAACTCCCTCGACCTACTTCCCGCAGTACGGCG GCCAATTCAGCGGCCCCCAGGGCAACTTTGGCCCCAACTCGGCGCAGTCTCCCGCAGGCTTCCAACAGCCTATGCCATTCAGCAACCCGCCCAGCGCAGGCGGCTATGGTCGCGGACAGCAGGCACCAAATGCTCAGTGGTCGTCACCGCAGGGCCAGCCTCAGAACTTCAACAACAACGGCTTCTCGGGCTACCAAGGCTAA
- a CDS encoding CMGC/DYRK/YAK protein kinase: protein MEQWQSPYSDAAGASRRYNSSASNSNSNSNSVGQGHNHLSRDFNGQQQQHLNQQQNQHHQHHHQQQQQQHHTPQPPIAFKYDQYPSSQQSQIYHQQQQQHHHNQQQQQQQPHQQQHHHHIPSLNTATSPIATPQIRDGNGDVAMSDAHDQYSGMKYPMRPHHQAHLSAGARPSNLHSPQESSAAAQRYSPMEVMSPTSPYSPYTPKSSSAGGGSHFSSLPPQQRQSPTRGASDYGNSLHSPYPPQSPYYPSRQSSQSQGHSQSGSQQLPPISSHTGAYDGFSLSATTPTTEALYPPDPKSPRRVMPPPTYSAPQPVPELKKLRALSDLRPKVSAQPPFRRANPEGGFISPLQALTVHLPATYRICNPSFKYESSRNPRRVLTKPSKGTKNDGYDNEDSDYILYVNDILGSEEAGHKNRYLILDVLGQGTFGQVVKCQNLKTQEVVAVKVIKNRTAYFNQSMMEVSVLDLLNTKLDKNDDHHLLRLKDTFIHRQHLCLVFELLSVNLYELIKQNQFRGLSTTLVRVFAQQLLNGLALLNKARLIHCDLKPENILLKNLESPIIKIIDFGSACDERQTVYTYIQSRFYRSPEVLLGLPYSSAIDMWSLGCIVVELFLGLPLFPGSSEYNQVSRIVEMLGNPPNWMLEMGKQSGEFFEKRQDEFGRRTYQLKSMEQYSKEHGTKEQPSKKYFQANTLPEIIKTYPMPRKNMKQSEIDREMNNRIAFIDFVRGLLTINPLERWSPQQAKLHPFITQQKYTGPFVPPMNLKSSSLNRSPAPGTQQQQQAEALSKQRAQAAQAQANSAVQGAYASMASPAQYQHQPGHPPSAPPVYANNSVYAAGGSHAPPAPPPYATSQGAYGQMSQSQPPAQMPPANYAGVPPQQGQQQQQHQSQNNMYAQQRSRPRASTMEQHHQSGIPAAIQRVASHLDPSQPIRLQPSPAYYPPPSDSGALMDNTPGRMGPNRRGSRAQPGGRGNNKDFIRNLEERTLEEGFMSSSQQGSWN from the exons ATGGAACAGTGGCAGTCACCATACTCGGACGCTGCTGGCGCGTCTCGACGTTACAACAGCAGcgccagcaacagcaacagcaacagcaacagcgtcGGCCAGGGCCACAACCATTTGTCGCGGGACTTCAATggtcagcaacagcagcacctgaatcaacaacaaaaccaacaccaccaacaccaccatcaacaacagcagcaacagcaccaCACGCCACAGCCGCCAATCGCATTCAAGTACGATCAGTACCCGAGCTCGCAACAGTCGCAGATTTACcatcagcaacaacagcagcatcaccacaaccagcagcaacagcaacagcagccgcaccaacaacaacaccatcATCACATCCCGAGTCTCAATACCGCCACATCGCCAATTGCCACGCCGCAGATAAGAGACGGCAACGGCGACGTCGCCATGTCGGACGCTCACGATCAATACTCTGGAATGAAGTATCCAATGCGGCCCCACCACCAAGCCCACCTCAGTGCCGGCGCCCGTCCCTCGAACCTGCACTCCCCCCAAGAGTCGTCGGCTGCCGCTCAAAGGTATTCGCCCATGGAGGTCATGTCGCCTACGTCGCCGTACTCCCCTTACACGCCAAAGTCATCGTCGGCTGGCGGCGGTAGCCACTTCTCCAGCTTGCCCCCGCAGCAGCGTCAGTCGCCTACGCGTGGTGCTTCCGACTACGGAAACTCCCTGCACAGCCCGTACCCTCCTCAGAGTCCATACTACCCGAGTCGTCAGTCATCCCAGTCCCAGGGTCACTCTCAATCGGGCTCGCAGCAACTGCCGCCAATTTCGTCGCACACGGGCGCCTATGATGGCTTCTCCCTATCTGCAACCACCCCGACGACCGAGGCGCTCTATCCCCCGGACCCCAAGTCGCCGAGGCGTGTCATGCCCCCGCCCACATATTCTGCCCCTCAGCCCGTTCCTGAGCTCAAAAAGCTGCGGGCCTTGTCGGATCTGCGACCCAAAGTCAGCGCGCAACCACCTTTCCGGCGAGCCAACCCCGAGGGTGGGTTTATAAGC CCCCTGCAAGCTTTGACTGTTCACCTGCCTGCAACGTACAGGATTTGCAACCCCAGCTTCAAGTACGAGTCCTCTCGCAACCCGCGTCGGGTTCTTACCAAGCCTAGCAAGGGTACCAAGAACGACGGGTATGATAACGAGGACAGCGATTACATCCTCTACGTCAATGATATCCTCGGATCTGAGGAAGCTGGACACAA GAACCGATATCTGATCTTAGACGTGTTGGGCCAAGGAACTTTCGGCCAGGTGGTAAAGTGTCAGAATCTGAAGACGCAGGAGGTTGTAGCTGTGAAAGTGATCAAAAACCGCACCGCCTATTTCAACCAGTCCATGATGGAGGTCTCAGTACTCGATCTG CTCAACACAAAACTCGACAAGAACGACGATCACCATCTCCTGCGATTAAAAGACACATTCATTCATAGACAGCATCTTTGCCTAGTGTTTGAGCTACTGAGTGTGAATCTTTATGAGCTAATCAAGCAAAACCAGTTCAGAGGCCTTAGTACGACACTTGTTCGTGTCTTTGCACAGCAACTACTCAACGGCCTTGCACTTCTCAACAAGGCGCGACTGATACATTGCGATCTCAAGCCCGAGAATATTTTGCTGAAGAATCTCGAGAGCCCAATAATCAAGATTATCGACTTCGGCTCGGCATGCGATGAACGGCAAACAGTCTACACTTACATCCAGTCACGATTCTACCGGTCTCCCGAGGTCCTCTTGGGGCTGCCGTACTCGTCTGCCATCGACATGTGGTCGCTTGGTTGTATTGTGGTGGAGCTGTTTCTTGGTCTGCCGCTCTTCCCTGGATCATCCGAATACAACCAGGTATCTAGGATCGTTGAGATGCTGGGCAACCCGCCCAACTGGATGCTCGAAATGGGCAAGCAGTCTGGGGAGTTCTTCGAGAAACGACAGGACGAGTTCGGGAGGCGAACATACCAGCTGAAGAGCATGGAGCAGTACTCAAAAGAGCACGGCACGAAGGAACAacccagcaaaaaatacTTCCAGGCCAACACTCTGCCGGAAATTATCAAAACATACCCGATGCCACGGAAGAACATGAAGCAGAGCGAGATTGACAGAG AAATGAACAACAGGATTGCGTTCATTGACTTTGTCAGGGGGCTGTTGACCATCAATCCCTTGGAAAGGTGGTCTCCTCAACAAGCAAAGCTTCATCCTTTCATCACTCAGCAGAAGTACACAGGGCCCTTTGTTCCGCCCATGAACCTCAAGTCAAGCTCCCTCAACCGATCCCCGGCACCTGGAacccaacagcaacaacaggctGAGGCTCTTAGCAAGCAGCGAGCCCAAGCCGCACAGGCACAAGCCAATTCCGCGGTTCAAGGAGCATATGCATCAATGGCTTCGCCGGCGCAGTATCAGCACCAACCTGGTCACCCGCCGTCAGCTCCACCAGTGTATGCCAACAATTCTGTTTACGCTGCGGGCGGCAGTCATGCACCACCAGCGCCTCCACCGTACGCGACCTCGCAGGGTGCGTACGGACAGATGTCGCAGTCTCAGCCGCCGGCGCAGATGCCTCCAGCCAACTACGCAGGTGTTCCGCCCCAACagggacagcagcagcagcagcaccagtcTCAGAATAACATGTATGCTCAGCAGAGGTCCCGCCCGCGAGCGTCTACCATGGAGCAACATCACCAGAGCGGTATTCCTGCGGCGATCCAAAGGGTGGCCAGCCACCTGGATCCCAGCCAGCCAATTCGACTACAGCCCAGCCCAGCATACTACCCCCCTCCCTCCGATAGCGGTGCTCTTATGGACAACACTCCTGGCCGTATGGGCCCTAACAGAAGAGGTAGTCGTGCGCAACCAGGAGGTCGCGGCAACAACAAGGACTTTATCCGCAATCTAGAGGAGCGCACACTCGAAGAAGGTTTTATGAGCAGTTCTCAGCAAGGCTCTTGGAATTGA
- a CDS encoding DNA polymerase alpha catalytic subunit — MSSKANKRSKLAELRALRQAGKKTFDTYEVEQEGSLYEEVDEDSYKKIVRERLNQDDFVVDDNGEGYADDGREDWDRVPVYDESDSEDGAPARKKTSKAAKRARDEEQAKRDANDRDISEYFSKGASKTQPKQKAIKTEDDDRFLADLLGEVDSNVRVPVYRAPKKTDKTLERRKARALSPGPDTRLPLHKKVKIVDDRPAAPSPHEDEDDGFMNMDDEPLPLTAEDVPMSDPAPSSPAAKVAERKAQADKKAPEDVDEDEDMMEVSHAGAIKASSVNLAASRPIKKIIKPEPVPEPIKSSPVKAEVSDDVDASSWNSITQELNVVSSQTETRTVGKMDFKNAVEADGSLRFFWTDYTEVNGSLCLFGKVLDKKTKAYVSCFIKVDNILRKLYFLPRENRHRDGEDCPDEPVQMMDVYSEVDDIMTKMKVDMHKIKACTRKYAFELPDVPKEGKYLKLLYPYTKPQLDLARSGETFSRVFGTNTGLFEQFVLLKNIMGPCWLKIGDADFGAIRNASHCRLEVLVEHPNQISVMSETTDLPDTPPLTIMSLALRTTFNAKDNKQEILAISARVYENVSLDETTPAEKLPCRTFTLIRPNGAAFPIGFEALTKDKRRIKGLVKTLKQESEMLSFFLAQVDVADPDVIVGHQLEGVDYSILLNRLHERKIHQWSRLGRLRRSEWPSSMGKMGGNVFAERQIMSGRLLCDLANDAGKSVMTKCQSWSLTEMCNLYLGGGGANAASRRRDVDNEAALKTWAGTKDGLMDYLTHIEADTYFIAALALRTQVLPLTKVLTNLAGNSWARTLTGTRAERNEYILLHEFHRNKYICPDKRAFKGRQRAAEEDEEGQAGETGKKKDKYKGGLVFEPEKGLYDKFVLVMDFNSLYPSIIQEYNICFTTVDRQSRIDDEEDAVPEVPPAELDQGILPRLIATLVSRRRQVKSLMKDKSATPEQLATWDIKQLALKLTANSMYGCLGYTKSRFYARPLAILTTYKGREILRSTKELAENNSLQVIYGDTDSVMINANVDNVAAAFRVGQDFKRAVNERYRLLEIDIDNVFRRILLQAKKKYAAINMVEVDGKFVEKMEVKGLDMRRREYCALSKEISARILDEILSGDETEVSVTRIHEYLRDIAAKMRAQEIPPQKYIILTQLGKGPKEYPNGDSMPQVQVALREIARGKTIRKGDVISYIITTGSEPAATRAYTPPDVLKPDSGLSPDVDWYMAKQIFPPVERLCANIIGTSTAQLAENLGLDPRRYASVSGQNKGFGNGDADAGLEIHPLESQMPDDVRFRNCSRLELRCRACKATSVFEGLQAVDGEEKQSHVTPSGVACGSCGATIPPVSVIAQVERAVRLTTARYYEGWLVCDDTSCGARTTQMSVYGSRCLGPKGLAIDCMGRMRYEFGERDLYNQLVYFASLFDVERARAGGVKDEAARERLLALAEQNRVRFGTVKATVDRYLDKCGRQWVAMDNLFTKLGFAAVA, encoded by the exons ATGTCTTCCAAGGCTAACAAACGATCAAAACTCGCCGAACTTCGCGCGCTCAGGCAGGCGGGCAAGAAGACATTCGACACATACGAAGTAGAGCAAGAGGGCTCCCTGTACGAGGAGGTGGACGAAGACAGCTACAAGAAGATTGTCCGAGAACGTCTCAACCAGGACGATTTCGTCGTCGACGACAACGGCGAGGGATATGCCGACGACGGCCGTGAGGACTGGGACCGTGTGCCTGTATACGACGAGTCGGACAGTGAAGATGGTGCGCCAGCACGAAAAAAGACGAGTAAAGCCG CAAAACGCGCCCGTGACGAAGAGCAGGCAAAACGGGATGCCAATGATCGCGACATCTCGGAATACTTCTCCAAGGGAGCAAGCAAGACCCAGCCTAAGCAAAAG GCCATCAAAACCGAAGATGATGACAGGTTTCTTGCAGACCTTCTTGGTGAAGTAGACTCAAATGTTAGGGTTCCTGTATACCGTGCTCCCAAGAAAACGGATAAGACTCTAGAGCGCCGGAAAGCCCGCGCTCTGTCTCCAGGCCCCGATACAAGATTACCCCTCCACAAGAAAGTCAAGATAGTGGACGACCGCCCAGCAGCACCGTCGCCACACGAAGACGAAGACGATGGCTTTATGAATATGGACGACGAGCCGCTTCCATTGACAGCTGAGGATGTCCCTATGAGCGATCCCGCCCCATCATCTCCCGCAGCCAAGGTCGCCGAGCGAAAAGCTCAAGCCGATAAAAAAGCCCCTGAAGACGTAGATGAGGACGAAGACATGATGGAGGTCTCGCATGCTGGCGCCATCAAGGCATCAAGCGTCAACCTAGCAGCCTCTCGGCCGATCAAGAAGATTATCAAGCCTGAGCCGGTTCCAGAACCGATTAAGTCATCACCTGTCAAAGCTGAAGTCTCGGACGATGTAGACGCCTCCTCGTGGAACTCAATAACACAGGAGCTGAACGTCGTCAGTTCCCAGACAGAAACACGAACAGTCGGCAAGATGGACTTTAAGAATGCCGTGGAAGCTGACGGTAGCCTAAGATTCTTCTGGACTGATTATACCGAGGTCAATGGCAGTCTGTGTCTTTTCGGCAAAGTTTTGGACAAGAAGACCAAGGCGTATGTCAGCTGTTTCATCAAAGTGGACAACATCCTAAGGAAGCTTTACTTCCTCCCACGCGAAAATAGGCACCGAGATGGGGAGGATTGCCCAGATGAGCCAGTGCAAATGATGGACGTCTATTCCGAGGTTGATGATATCATGACTAAGATGAAGGTTGACATGCACAAGATCAAGGCATGTACCCGCAAATATGCCTTTGAGCTGCCAGACGTGCCCAAAGAAGGGAAATACCTCAAACTGCTTTACCCCTATACAAAGCCGCAACTTGACCTCGCCAGGTCAGGTGAAACCTTCTCACGCGTCTTTGGTACCAACACGGGACTTTTCGAGCAGTTCGTCCTGCTCAAGAACATCATGGGCCCTTGCTGGCTCAAAATCGGCGATGCTGACTTCGGTGCCATCCGAAACGCATCACACTGCCGTCTTGAAGTCTTGGTTGAGCATCCCAACCAAATCTCTGTGATGAGCGAGACCACTGACTTGCCGGATACACCGCCCCTTACCATCATGAGTCTGGCACTCCGGACAACATTCAATGCTAAGGACAACAAGCAGGAGATCCTGGCCATCAGTGCGCGAGTCTACGAGAATGTGTCTCTGGACGAAACAACACCCGCAGAAAAGCTGCCTTGTCGGACTTTTACTCTGATCAGGCCGAACGGCGCGGCTTTCCCTATTGGCTTCGAGGCATTGACCAAGGACAAACGGAGAATCAAGGGCCTGGTCAAAACATTGAAGCAAGAGTCTGAGATGCTTTCCTTCTTCCTGGCACAGGTTGACGTGGCCGATCCGGACGTTATCGTTGGTCATCAGCTCGAAGGTGTGGACTACAGCATCTTGTTGAACAGGCTACACGAGAGAAAGATCCACCAGTGGTCGCGGCTTGGTCGACTGCGTCGTTCAGAGTGGCCTTCGTCAATGGGGAAGATGGGTGGTAATGTCTTTGCCGAACGTCAAATCATGTCGGGCCGTCTGCTCTGCGATCTCGCCAACGATGCCGGAAAGTCTGTCATGACCAAGTGTCAATCGTGGAGTCTGACCGAGATGTGCAACTTGTACCTCGGAGGTGGCGGAGCAAACGCTGCTTCGCGAAGGCGCGACGTGGACAACGAGGCCGCTCTCAAGACTTGGGCTGGCACCAAAGACGGACTCATGGACTATCTGACGCATATTGAGGCTGACACGTACTTCATTGCGGCCCTGGCACTGCGAACCCAGGTACTGCCACTCACCAAGGTTCTCACCAATCTGGCAGGCAACTCGTGGGCAAGGACACTCACCGGTACACGTGCCGAGCGCAACGAGTACATTTTGCTTCACGAGTTCCACCGCAACAAGTACATATGTCCAGACAAGAGAGCCTTCAAGGGCAGGCAACGGGCTGCGGAGGAAGACGAAGAGGGACAAGCAGGGGAGACTGGaaagaagaaggacaagtACAAAGGTGGACTGGTCTTTGAGCCCGAGAAGGGTCTTTACGACAAATTTGTGCTTGTCATGGACTTCAACTCGCTGTACCCCTCCATTATTCAAGAGTACAACATCTGTTTCACGACTGTCGACAGGCAATCACGG AttgacgacgaggaagatGCCGTCCCCGAGGTTCCACCAGCTGAGCTTGACCAAGGAATCCTCCCAAGGCTGATTGCCACCCTTGTCAGCCGGCGTAGGCAAGTAAAGAGTCTCATGAAGGACAAGTCGGCTACTCCTGAGCAGCTTGCCACATGGGACATCAAACAACTGGCTCTAAAGCTTACAGCCAACTCCATGTATGGTTGTTTGGGCTACACCAAGTCGCGCTTCTACGCGCGGCCACTCGCTATTCTCACGACGTACAAGGGCCGTGAGATTCTGAGGAGTACCAAGGAACTGGCAGAGAACAACTCGCTCCAGGTAATCTACGGTGATACAGACTCAGTCATGATCAATGCCAACGTCGACAACGTTGCCGCAGCTTTCCGGGTCGGCCAGGACTTCAAGCGGGCCGTCAATGAGCGGTATCGTCTGCTGGAGATCGACATCGACAACGTCTTTCGCCGGATTCTGCTgcaggccaagaagaagtaCGCTGCCATCAACATGGTTGAGGTGGATGGCAAGTTTGTGGAAAAGATGGAGGTCAAGGGTCTGGACATGCGTCGACGTGAGTACTGCGCACTATCCAAAGAGATTTCGGCTCGCATCCTCGATGAGATCCTGTCTGGCGATGAAACAGAAGTATCGGTAACCCGCATCCACGAGTACCTTCGTGATATTGCTGCCAAGATGCGCGCTCAAGAGATTCCTCCTCAAAAGTACATCATTCTCACCCAACTGGGCAAGGGCCCCAAGGAGTACCCCAACGGCGACTCGATGCCACAGGTCCAGGTTGCGCTGCGGGAGATAGCTCGGGGCAAGACGATCCGCAAAGGAGACGTCATATCATACATCATCACAACTGGCTCGGAGCCAGCCGCTACCCGTGCCTACACCCCACCAGACGTTCTCAAACCCGACTCTGGCCTGTCACCCGATGTGGACTGGTACATGGCGAAGCAGATCTTCCCGCCGGTAGAGCGTCTCTGTGCCAACATTATCGGTACATCGACAGCGCAGCTCGCAGAAAACCTCGGGCTCGATCCCCGTCGGTACGCCTCGGTCAGCGGACAGAACAAGGGCTTCGGGAACGGTGATGCCGACGCTGGGCTGGAGATCCACCCGCTCGAGTCTCAAATGCCTGACGACGTCCGCTTCCGGAACTGCTCTCGTCTAGAGCTGCGTTGCCGTGCCTGTAAAGCCACGTCGGTCTTTGAGGGTCTTCAAGCTGTCGACGGCGAAGAGAAGCAGAGCCATGTCACGCCGTCTGGTGTTGCGTGTGGCTCGTGTGGCGCAACCATTCCCCCAGTCTCGGTCATCGCACAAGTGGAGCGTGCAGTCCGCCTGACGACGGCTCGCTACTACGAGGGATGGCTAGTGTGCGACGACACGTCTTGCGGCGCGCGCACGACGCAGATGAGCGTCTACGGCTCGCGCTGCCTGGGCCCCAAGGGCCTGGCGATAGACTGCATGGGACGCATGCGCTATGAGTTTGGCGAGCGAGACCTCTACAACCAGCTCGTATACTTCGCCAGCCTCTTTGACGTCGAGCGGGCCCGCGCCGGGGGAGTCAAGGACGAGGCGGCCAGGGAGCGGCTCCTGGCGCTCGCCGAGCAAAATCGTGTTCGTTTCGGCACCGTCAAGGCGACCGTCGACCGTTATCTTGATAAGTGTGGAAGGCAGTGGGTTGCCATGGACAATCTGTTTACAAAGCTGGGCTTTGCAGCCGTAGCATGA